A region of Neovison vison isolate M4711 chromosome 7, ASM_NN_V1, whole genome shotgun sequence DNA encodes the following proteins:
- the LYPD4 gene encoding ly6/PLAUR domain-containing protein 4 isoform X2, whose translation MGPQHFSPVHLFCLLGVISTVPRMSCGAGCFGTPEGTRRGVVGFKGCSPASSYPQQVSYLVSPPGLSIASYSRVCRTYLCNNLTNLDPFVKLKARTPKSTAFSPHSCPTCVGEHSKDCLPNFVTTDSCPYDASQCYSSTLKFQAGLLNTTFLLLGCARGHHKLLENYHHIGNIRVTEVLNILQKAQIAGAEPSSWNPAWSLLSGLLLAFRD comes from the exons ATGGGACCCCAGCACTTCAgccctgtgcatctcttctgCCTCCTAGGGGTCATCTCCACTGTGCCTCGTATGTCCTGTGGGGCTGGATGCTTTGGGACCCCAGAGG GGACCAGAAGGGGAGTTGTGGGTTTTAAGGGCTGCAGTCCAGCCTCATCTTACCCCCAGCAAGTCTCCTACCTTGTTTCGCCACCTGGATTGTCCATTGCCTCCTACAGCCGCGTCTGCCGGACATACCTCTGCAATAACCTCACCAACTTGGATCCTTTTGTGAAACTCAAGGCCAGAACTCCTAAGTCTACAGCATTTTCTCCCCATAGTTGCCCGACCTGTGTGGGCGAGCACTCCAAGGATTGCCTCCCAAATTTTGTCACCACTGATTCCTGCCCCTACGACGCCTCTCAGTGTTATAGTTCCACCTTAAAATTTCAGGCAG GCTTACTCAATACCACCTTCCTCCTCTTGGGCTGTGCTCGTGGACACCACAAACTTTTAGAAAATTATCACCATATTGGGAACATCAGAGTGACCGAGGTCCTCAACATCTTACAGAAGGCCCAGATTGCTGGCGCAGAGCCCTCCAGTTGGAATCCTGCTTGGAGCCTCCTTTCAGGACTTCTGCTGGCCTTCAGGGACTGA
- the LYPD4 gene encoding ly6/PLAUR domain-containing protein 4 isoform X1 produces the protein MGPQHFSPVHLFCLLGVISTVPRATALLCYEATSSLFRAVSLHDWKWLLMRSMVCKLSEGCEETLVFIETGTRRGVVGFKGCSPASSYPQQVSYLVSPPGLSIASYSRVCRTYLCNNLTNLDPFVKLKARTPKSTAFSPHSCPTCVGEHSKDCLPNFVTTDSCPYDASQCYSSTLKFQAGLLNTTFLLLGCARGHHKLLENYHHIGNIRVTEVLNILQKAQIAGAEPSSWNPAWSLLSGLLLAFRD, from the exons ATGGGACCCCAGCACTTCAgccctgtgcatctcttctgCCTCCTAGGGGTCATCTCCACTGTGCCTC GGGCCACGGCTCTTTTATGCTACGAAGCAACGTCCTCACTCTTCAGAGCTGTTTCTCTTCATGACTGGAAGTGGCTTCTGATGAGGAGCATGGTGTGTAAGCTGAGTGAGGGCTGTGAGGAGACACTGGTGTTCATCGAGACAG GGACCAGAAGGGGAGTTGTGGGTTTTAAGGGCTGCAGTCCAGCCTCATCTTACCCCCAGCAAGTCTCCTACCTTGTTTCGCCACCTGGATTGTCCATTGCCTCCTACAGCCGCGTCTGCCGGACATACCTCTGCAATAACCTCACCAACTTGGATCCTTTTGTGAAACTCAAGGCCAGAACTCCTAAGTCTACAGCATTTTCTCCCCATAGTTGCCCGACCTGTGTGGGCGAGCACTCCAAGGATTGCCTCCCAAATTTTGTCACCACTGATTCCTGCCCCTACGACGCCTCTCAGTGTTATAGTTCCACCTTAAAATTTCAGGCAG GCTTACTCAATACCACCTTCCTCCTCTTGGGCTGTGCTCGTGGACACCACAAACTTTTAGAAAATTATCACCATATTGGGAACATCAGAGTGACCGAGGTCCTCAACATCTTACAGAAGGCCCAGATTGCTGGCGCAGAGCCCTCCAGTTGGAATCCTGCTTGGAGCCTCCTTTCAGGACTTCTGCTGGCCTTCAGGGACTGA